In the genome of Girardinichthys multiradiatus isolate DD_20200921_A chromosome 7, DD_fGirMul_XY1, whole genome shotgun sequence, one region contains:
- the si:ch211-218d20.15 gene encoding uncharacterized protein si:ch211-218d20.15 isoform X2 yields the protein MKTLKFQEQLGQGCSPEESDTFQTQGSEILDQMLQCLEHLPKPMPQLEDYLDMVGLSAMFPRVEVFLIQGSPVDMLDRPLMDEYSFHVAKLNQLLVLSQQLEDDIRHLGSHKYIAHQLSVIYHVISSFRGIQVFSEIKKSIETNFKQMKQSLVVEEGCRHEPQLTAHYISWILETTQSLTSLVLSLPEELKEDLHQAFTFVSQFLS from the exons TTCCAGGAGCAGTTAGGACAAGGCTGTAGTCCAGAGGAGTCAGACACATTTCAGACTCAAG GATCAGAGATTCTTGACCAAATGCTGCAGTGCCTTGAACATCTACCAAAGCCTATGCCACAGCTAGAG GACTACCTTGACATGGTGGGTCTGTCGGCCATGTTTCCTCGCGTTGAGGTCTTCCTTATTCAAGGCAGTCCTGTTGACATGCTGGACCGGCCGCTGATGGATG AATACTCCTTCCATGTCGCCAAACTGAACCAGCTGCTGGTACTGAGCCAGCAGCTGGAGGATGACATCAGACACCTGGGTAGTCATAAATACATAGCTCACCAGCTCTCTGTTATATAT CACGTCATCAGTTCTTTCAGGGGAATCCAGGTCTTTTCAGAAATAAAGAAGTCTATTGAGACCAACTTCAAACAGATGAAGCAATCTCTGGTGGTGGAGGAAGGCTGCAGGCATGAGCCTCAGCTGACGGCTCATTACATCAGCTG GATATTAGAAACAACTCAAAGCCTAACATCGCTGGTTCTGTCACTGccagaggagctgaaggaggacCTTCATCAGGCCTTCACCTTTGTGTCTCAGTTCTTGTCCTGA